A stretch of Mustela nigripes isolate SB6536 chromosome 6, MUSNIG.SB6536, whole genome shotgun sequence DNA encodes these proteins:
- the AICDA gene encoding single-stranded DNA cytosine deaminase, translating into MPKTKKDTMESTMDSLLMKQRKFLYHFKNVRWAKGRHETYLCYVVKRRDSATSFSLDFGHLRNKSGCHVELLFLRYISDWDLDPGRCYRVTWFTSWSPCYDCARHVADFLRGYPNLSLRIFTARLYFCEDRKAEPEGLRRLHRAGVQIAIMTFKDYFYCWNTFVENREKTFKAWEGLHENSVRLSRQLRRILLPLYEVDDLRDAFRTLGL; encoded by the exons ATGCCTAAGACTAAGAAAGACACTATGGAATCCACTATGGACAG CCTCCTGATGAAGCAGAGGAAATTTCTTTACCATTTCAAGAATGTCCGCTGGGCTAAGGGTCGCCATGAGACCTACTTGTGCTACGTGGTGAAGCGGCGGGATAGCGCCACCTCCTTTTCACTGGACTTCGGTCACCTTCGAAACAAG TCGGGCTGCCACGTGGAGCTGCTCTTCCTCCGCTACATCTCCGACTGGGACCTAGACCCTGGCCGGTGCTACCGCGTCACCTGGTTCACCTCCTGGAGCCCCTGCTACGACTGTGCCCGGCACGTGGCCGACTTTCTGAGAGGGTACCCCAACCTCAGCCTGAGGATCTTCACCGCGCGCCTCTACTTCTGCGAGGACCGCAAGGCTGAGCCCGAGGGGCTGCGGCGGCTGCACCGCGCGGGGGTCCAGATCGCCATCATGACCTTCAAAG attatttttattgctggaaTACTTTTGTGGAAAATCGTGAAAAAACTTTCAAAGCCTGGGAGGGGTTGCACGAAAATTCCGTCCGACTATCCAGACAGCTTCGACGCATTCTGTTG cCCCTGTATGAGGTTGATGACTTACGAGATGCATTTCGTACTTTGGGACTTTGA